The Synechocystis sp. PCC 6714 genome includes the window AAATTTCACTTAGATCCACCCAACGCAAATCCTGCCCCACTAAATCCGCCGCCACTAGCATTACTCCTAAGTTAATAACCCTTAGGCCATGGATGCGGTCTTCTTGGTAGCCCCCCATACCATCAAAAATGGGGCGACCAAGGTAATAGTCCCGTTTTAGGGGGGTAAGCAGTCGGGATTGGGAAAGAAATCGCAAAATTTTGGCTTTCCCACCGGAATCCACACTGGCCAGGATGGCCGCCGTTCTGCCTTCGGCAAAGGCCCTTTCTTGGGGCCAATCTTCCAACATGCCTTGATCACTTAAAGCTAGTTCCGATATACCTTGAAAGTAGGCATCAATGGTTTGTTGTTGGGTGATGCGATTTTGTTGAATAGTTAAGTCTTTAGAAATGACGTATTGTTGCCAGGCAACATACACCGCTAGCACGGCGATCATAATTTGTCCCAGGGCCCCTACCCATTCTGCCCAGGAACCAAATTCATCGTATTTAAATTGGTTGAGCCAATATTTGGCGGAACGATAAATACCTAAATAGTGGGCCAAAGCGGCGATCGCCAGGACAAAACCGAGACCCCCCAAGAGAGAACGCCGTTCTTGGACAGTGAGATAGTGCTGTACCCAGGATCTGATGGTGGGCAGGATAACCTGGAGGGAAAACATCAGCGCCAATATTGCCGAAGTAAATCCCAACCAAAGCCAGTGGAAAATTAATCCCAGTCCCATAGCTCCCACCGTTACGAGTAGCAGCCAGGGCATAGCCGGATCGATGGATTCTTGAAACACCCATTGGGGTAAAGAGCGGCGCGGCGGACTACTTTCCCCTGGTCCTAGGGCTGGAGGCAAATCGGGAAACTCGTTGGGCATAGCCAAAACATTGAGGACAAGGGCAATTGCTAGGATTTTACTGGATACCAGCGGTGGTTATCCAAGGCGAAGATCGCTGTGAGGAGTTCTTTGGGCTCATGCACCAAAAAGTCCGGCTTATACTCCTGTAAAATTGCCGGGGGACTAAATCCCCAAGCAACGGAAATCATGGTTAACTTACTTTTCTTGGCCGCACTGATGTCCCTAGTTTCGTCCCCCACATAAACCACTTCATGGGCTTTGAAATTATGTTCCTTCAGCACCCGGTTAATGATGCGATTTTTGCCAAACAAGGTGGTGCCCGCCTTAACAAAATCGAACATATGCTCTAATCCGTTGTTGCGTAAAAATATTTGCACGTTATCACCCAAGTTGGAGGTGACAATGCCCAGGGTATAACCCTTTCCCTTAAGAATTGTCAGCACTTCTTTCACGTCTCCATAGGGCTTGAGGTCTTTAATTTCCTTGCCCAGTTCTTTTTTAAAACGTTTAAGAATAAAAGGGATTTTAAACGGAGAAACTTGGGAATACTTGATAATTTCCGACGAACTTAGTTGCTTGAGTCGGGCCAACTCTGCTTGGTCCACCGCCGGATAGCCAAACTCATCCGCCAAGCGATTGACGATGGCAAAAAAGGCATCGTGGGTATCGGCAATGGTACCGTCAAAATCAAACAATACAGCTTTAATGGCCATGGTGAAGAGGGCGGGCCAACTATTTGGTCAGTCCTTCATTGTAGATTAGCCCGGGCGTTCCGCCGTAACATAGCAGGCTTTATTCTCCTCAGGGCTGAGGCGGTGAATTGCTTTTGCCAATCCATTTCATTGATCTGGGCCAGGGCTTGTAAATCCGGGTTGAGATTTCCTGGATAGGGATGAAAATCTTCCACATCCGTTACCTGGGCAAAACGCTCATTCCAGGGACACACATCTTGGCAAATGTCACACCCTGCCACCCAACCTTGTAAATTGTTAGCGATCGCCGTTGGCAGAGTTTCGGCGCGGTTTTCAATGGTGTGGTAAGCAATACATTTATTACTGTCCACCACAAAAGGCTTGACAATGGCCTGGGTAGGACAAGCTTCCAGACAACGGGTGCAGGTGCCACAATGGTGACCGTGGGGGCGATCGCCAGCGAGGGGGAGGTTAGTGACAATTTCCCCCAAAAACAACCAACTGCCATAATCTCGACTGATTAAATTGCCGTTTTTCCCTACCCAACCTAGGCCGGCCCGTTCCGCCCAAGCCTTATCCTGAATGGGCCCGGTGTCAACGTAATAACGGCTGAGTAAATCTGGTACCTGTTGTTCCAGCCAGAAATTGAGAGCTTTGAGCTTTTTGGTCAACACCCGATGATAATCCCTTCCCCAGGCATAGCGGGAAATTTTGCCATGGACTGGATCCCCACTGCGACGGTGGGAAGTGTAATAGTTCAGGGCCACCGCAATCACCGATTGAGCCGACGGTAATAGCTCCCTAATATCTTGCCGTTTGGGGTTAGCCATCCAGGCCATGTCGGCGTTGTAACCCAGGGCTAACCAATTTTCCAACCGTTGGACAGCCAGATCACTTTCCGTTCCCGACACCGAAGCAATGCCCACCCGATGGAAACCGATCGCCAAGGCTTGGGCTTTAATGTGTTCCTCTAGGGGAGTTTGGGACATGACCTTAGCCTAAAAAAGTGAACACTGGGTTCACCCCATCTGGGATTGGAGATAGTTTTGCAGACCAATTTTTTCAATTAGACCCAACTGTTTTTCCAGCCAATAGGCGTGGTCTTCCTCCGTATCCGCCAAAATTTTCAACAGTAGATCCCGGCTTTGATAATCCTGTTCTTGTTCACAAACCGCCATGGCTTCTTTGAGATTAGCAATGACCTGATACTCGTAATCCAGATCGTATTGCAACATTTCCGGCACCGTTTTACCCACCCGGATGGGGTCCTGCTGGGAAAGATCCGGGGTTTCTTCCAAAAATAAAATGCGCTCAATCAGCATGCTGGCATGGGCCGTTTCGTCATGCATTTCGTGGTCAATGCGGCTGTAGAGCTTTTGTAGACCCCAATCTTGGTACATGCGGGAATGGATGAAATACTGGTCCCTAGCGGCCAGTTCCCCCCGCAATAGCTTGTGGAGTTGGGCGAGGACGGCGGGTTTACCTTTCATAATCAAATTCCTTGACAATCGATTGGGCTAATCTGATTTTAGCCGTTAATCAGCGTCTGGGTCGTTGAGGCTTGATGGGGAAGCAGAGCAATTCTAGTTTCGCCGGTGCAAAGATCAAAGCCGACTGCGGAGGGTAAATTCATAATCGCCACCGGGTTCCAACTGATAATCACTGCGCTCTAAAAAACGCCCTAGGGGTTCAAAAATGAGCGATCGCCCTAGGGAAGGTTGCACCCGCAATTTACCGCCCCGAAAATTCCAGTGGAATTGCCATTCATAGTCCCCGGCCCGTACTTCCCCTGCCATAAAACCTCCGGGCCAGGAATGGGCAGTCACTCTTAGGTGGGCTTTGGTTTGGGGCATGGGCAGAGAAATTAGGCAATGGATTGAACGATGGGGAGAAAAATGATGTCTGAAAACTGCCTTTAGTTAATGGGGGATTGGGGGTCGAGATTTTCGGTTTTAGTCTCAGGACGACCAAACATATCGTCCAATAAACTGTACAAAACCGGTACTACCACCAAACTGAGCACCGAAGAAGTAAATAAACCCCCAATGATGGCGATCGCCATGGGTTGTCTGAGTTCTGCTCCGGCTCCTAGACCTAGGGCTAGGGGAAGCATGCCCAAAATAGTGGAACTGGTGGTCATCAAAATGGGCCGCAGACGGACATGGCCCGTTTGTAAAAGAGCGTCCCGCCGGGATAAACCCTGATGCCGCAGTTGATTAGCGTAATCAATTAGCAAAATGGCGTTTTTATCCAACAACCCTAGGAGAAAAATTAACCCAATTAGAGAAATCATGCCAAATTCGCTCTGGGTTAACAACAGTCCTAACATGGCCCCGACAATGGATAAGGGCAAGGAGAGTAGCACCACCATGGGTTCTAGCAGGCGGCGGAATAGTCCCAGAAAAATGGCCGCCATACCCAAAATGGAAAGCCCAAAAGCAAGGGCAAATTCCCGAAACACCGAACCGACCCGGGCCGATTCCCCCTGGATGCTCAGTGCTACCCCTTCCGGCAATAATCCTTCGGCGATCGCCGTTACCTGTTGGGTTAAATCCCCCAGGGCTGAGTCGGGCAAAAGGGAGGCATTGAGATAAACCGCCCGTTGTCCCCGTAGACGGACAATGCCAGTACTTTCAGGTTCGGCCCCCGTTAATGTGACCTGGGTTAATCCTGGCAAGGCCGCCACCTTTTCCCGCAGCGTTTCCCCGGTGGCCTGTAAAACGTCCAAGTCTTCCCCCAGCAGAGCCAGCTTCAGGGGCGTATCATCCCCCGTTTGCACAAAGAGGATATTTTCCACCCTGGTGGTCACCCTGGGAATTGCCGGCAGAGTTTCCCGCACTTCCGTTTGCACCGTTTGGGTTGTCCCCTGGCGATCGCCCTTGAGTTTGACGTAAATTTTGCCCTGGAGGGGATTGCCCTGGGTTCCCACCACCGTAAACGTTTCCGCCACCGCTGGATTTTCTAAAATGGGTGGTTCCAATTGTTCAGCCACCCGTCGCCCCCGCCGTAACAACACTGCTTCTGGATTAACAGCTAATTGATCGATCCAGCTGAAAGCTCCTCCGGTTCCTTCTCCATTGCCTCCACTAGCGCTGGGGGGAGCAGATAAAGCCCCGGCAATTTTGGGCGGTGCGGATTGAAAAATAACGTTAAACTCTCCCCGGTCAAGGTTGGGAATAAAACCCTGGGGAATGAGGGGAATAATGGCCAAGCCCCCCATTAAGCTAGCTAGAGCCAGGACAATAATCCACCAGCGGTGCCCCAATGACCAAGCCAAAATCCGTTGGTAACGATCGCCGAAGGCATCTAAACCGCGACTGAACCAAGAAGTTGAGCGTTGGGGTTGAGGTCTTAACCACAGCACTGTCAACACGGGGGATAGGGTGCGAGCCACTAATAGGGAAACTAGCACAGCGGCGGAGACGGTGACCGCAAAGGGAAAGAAAAATTCCCCCAGGGTTCCCCCCAGCAGAGCTATGGGCAAAAACACCACCACAATGGAAAAAGTTGTGGCAGATACGGTCAGACCAATTTCCTGGGTGCCATTTTTGGCCGCCCTCTTCGGTGGCTCCCCTGCTTCAACGTGGCGGGCAATGTTTTCCACATCGACAATGGCATCGTCCACCACAATGCCGATAATTAATGCCAAAGCCAACAGAGTCAGGGTTTCCAGGTTAAAACCCAGCACCGCCATGACAATAAACGTTCCCAGCAAAGAAAGGGGAATGGCGATCGCCGAAATTAAAGTGGCCCAGATGCTACGGAGAAAAGGATAGATAATCAAAACCGCCAGCAGGATCGCCCCCAACAAAGCGTCAATGGTGGCCTGGGTTGCTTCCCGGATGTAACCCGCTGTGGTTTCCGCCTCAATGAACTCTAACTGGGGAAAATTCGGAGTCTGCTGGGCAATTAACTGCTCCACCCGGTTTACCACTTCCAAGGTATTGGCCTGGGCTGTTTTGACCATCTGCACCGCCAACACATCCTGGCCATTGTGGCGGGTTAACGTGGGGGGATTAATGGTTTGTGCCGCCGATGCCTTGATCCCTGGGGGGCGAAAATTGGCATCCCCCAGTAGATCCACCCTTAATACTCCATCAATACCCTGTAGCTGAGGTATGATTTTTTCCCGCAACGGCCCGGCCATTTCCTCCAGAGATAACTGCTCGGATGCAACGGCATAGGTCACCGCCACCGATTCATTGAGGTTATAGGGGGACACCGTCATATCACTGTCGGCCGGCAACATCACTCCCCGCAAAGATTGCTCCACCGCTGTGGTGGCTTCTTCCAGGGACTGGCCCATCAGAAAAATTACCGAAACCACCGTTTGCCCGGGATAGGTGAAAGATTGCACATCCGCATCGGCGATGGTGAGCAGTTTTTCCTCTAGGGGAACGGTCAATTTCTGCTCCGTTTGGGTCAAATCCAACCCGGTGCCACTGCTTTGAACAATGACCACCGGAAAACTCACCTCCGGAAACAGGGCATATTTAAGGGAGCTAAAAGCCAATAGCCCCGCCACGGCGATCGCCAACCAAAAACCAATGGTGAACCGGGGATGGTCAATGGCCCAATGGGAAAGATTCCAGCGGGGAGCACGGGGGGACTGCATCGAGGGAATTCCTAAAATTTTTGGCGGAGGTTAGTGCAAAACAGATCAATTTGCACCTCGGCTAATCTAGCAGAACATGGCCTGGGTCAATCTTTCCCTATGGATTGTCTTGGGGCCGGAACAGTTAAGGCTGAGGAAAATCTGCTACCATCACCGAGAAGATCAACCCATCCCCCTTCCGAACCAGCTTTTCCATAAACCGTTGTGATTTTTGAGCAGGGCATTGAAATTAACGCTAGTGCCACAGTGGTGGAACGGTGTTTCACTGATTTGGAGCTGATGCAACTCTGGCTCAATCCCGTCTTGCGTTGTGAACCCATCGGCCAATGGTCCACGGCGATCGGCGGCCGCAGTCGTTTCACGATCCAGATTCCTCTGCTCAAACCCAGCCTTAAAAGTGTGGTGGTGGAGCGATCGCCAGGGTTAGTGGTGTGGCAGTTTAAAGGATTTTTCCAGGGGCAAGACCGCTGGGAGTGTCGTCCCCTAAAAGAAGGCACCTATTTGCTGAACCGATTCGAATTTACAGTACCTAATCCCATTGTCCAATGGGGTTTTCAGACCTTTGCCGCCCGCTGGACCAGTGCGGATATGCAAGCCCAACTGCGGCGTTTAAAACAAGTGGCAGAAAGGGAATATATCAACAGTGGCCTGCATAATTAGCCCATATTGACAGCGAGTTTGGTAGAAAAATTTGCATAAGCCTATCCCTGCCCAATCTGGTTATACCCTGCCCGTGTTTGCCTGTGCGGCGGCGATCGCCGCTGTGGAGACCCTATTAACAGGTAACTGTCCAGATGTGGTTAGGTTAGATTTATTGGAACCCGCCGTAATAGCAGAAATCCCGGTTGAGCAGGGGGCCTTACTAGATAACCAAAGGGCGTTGGCCATTACCCGCAGTGAACCGGGGGACAACTTGGATCTAACTCGCCATACCCCTGTTTGGGCAGAAGTGGCATTTACCCCGGGACGGGGAGAATTAATCATTAAAGGGGGAGAGGGTATTGGCAAACAGATCAATAAAAATGATGAAGCGGCCATTTACAGTTATGCCCAACGACTCCTAGGCCAGCATTTGCAACCTTACCTAGATGGGGAGCACAATCTAACAGTTACCTTAATTTTGCCCTTTGGTCGTACATTAGCTACCCGCACATCCAACTCAGCTTTTGGCGTAGTGCAAGGTCTTTCCCTCCTGGGAACCAGTGGTGTTGCCCAACCCCTAAGCGCCCCGGAACAATTGGCGGATTTCCAGCAAAAATTGCAAAATTTAGCCCGCCGACAGCGATGTTTAGTTTTTTGTCTAGGGGAAAATGGTTTAGATTTAGCTCGACAATGGGGCGTCCAGCCGGATCAAATGATTAAAACGGCCAATTGGTTGGGGTCCATGCTGGTGTCAGCGGCAGAAGCGGCAGTAGCGGAAATTTTCCTTTTGGGTTACCACGGCAAATTAATCAAACTGGCAGGGGGCATTTTCCACACCCATCATTATCTGGCCGATGCCCGTTTGGAAATTCTCACCGCCCAGGCTGTACAAGCGGGCTTACCCTATCCCCTAGTGGCGGAACTTGGCCAAGGGGCCACCACCGAAGCAGGGTTAAAACGATTACGCCATTGGCAAACGGAGCAAAATTATCCTTGGGTTGATGTCATTTACCAAGCCATTGCTGAAACCATCGATCGCCGTTCTGAAGAATATGTTTATAAACTTAGCCAACGCCGTCTCAAAGTAGGGAGCTTACTGTTTGATGGCGATCGCCAACCCGTGGCGATTAGTGCCCAGGGTCAAACCATAATGCAAAGCTTGGGGCTAAGCATATCGAACAAATATTAGTAACTCACTCTTCGACGAGTGGTGGTTCAATTTCCTCTACCATTTCCTCTTCCTGCACTGTCTCAATTTCATCGATGGCTGCTTCATCAATGGTTTCAACTGGTTGAGCCGGTTCGGATATTTCCCCGGACTCTGACCCTAGTTCCGCTGCTTGGGGTTCCGACAACAACGGCGAAGTGGGCTCTAATGCATTTTCCTCAATACTTTCTGGAGCAATGGGCACATCCGTCGCCGATTCGACAGGGGTAGATGTGGGAGCCTCTTCCAATTCTAATGTGGTTTCAGTTCTCTCAATTTCATCGATGGCTGCTTCATCAATGGCTTCAACGGGTTGATCCGGTTCGGACAATTCCACCTCCTCTTCTAGAGGTAAAGGCTCGGAGGCAGTTTCTATTTCCACCAATTCTTCCGTTTCTTCCGTAGGTGATATGCCAAAGGGCAGTTTCAAACCGACAATTTCGTAAGCCTCTGCCACAGGTAGATCCCCTCGCATTAAACGCGAAAAAGCATCTTGACCATCGGGCTGATAATTAATCACCCGCACCGTGTTGTTGAAACGGTTAGGTACCAGATTACCCCCTTCATCGATGAATTCCAACTTGAGCCAATTTTCCCCAGTTTCAAAACCCTCCAGATAAACGGGCTGCCACTGGTCCACCAGAAAGCTTTGATTGTTAACGGTGACTCGAATACGCCAATCGTTCAAGTCGGGGTCATTTGCGGCGGCAATGTGGAGGGGGGCGTTGGTCAGGTAATAGTCCAAAAGAATTGGTTCAGCACCGTAATCCCCTTTGGGACGACTATAGGTTAATAGGGGTAAATCGGGGTCGGGATTGTTGCTATCGGTTTTGGTCAGAACGTGGAACGTCACCTGGGCGTAGGCCCCATCATTTTTATAACTTTCATGCCAGGGGCGAACAGGAAAGGCCCTGAGGGTATGGGTACCCGGCTCCAAATCCTCTAGAACAATGGGTTGGTCTAGGTTGTAAATGGCCCGGTAGGGTTCGTTATCGAGAATTAAGTGGACGTGGGCCCGGAGAGGAACGCTGTCATCGTTGCTCAGGGGTAGGTCTTCTGCTTGGAGTTGCACCGTCACCGTTGTTTTTTTGATCACCGTGTCCGGAGCGGGGGAAACAATTTTTAGTTGGGGTTGGTACTGATTAAAACTGGGGGCCAACGCCTGCAACGCTTTAGGGGGGGAGACCTCCCGCAGATTACCCACTTGCACTGGCTCACTTGTTTTCACCAAGGGTGGTGGCTCCGATGCCGACAGGGATTGACAGCCCCCCAAACCAATGGCGATCGCCAGCAGAAATATGGCCGCTATGGCAAGGGCTCCAAAACGATACCTCCGCCCGCTGTGGTTATCTTTAATTCGCCAATGGCGATCAAGCACGGCGTTAATCCCCTCTAATTGTTGATGGTTAATATTATTGATCTAGTTACTGATCTAACCAATATTTGCCTGCGGTCTCCCGATTTTCCACCTTGGGCAGTCCCATGCTGTAATTCAACACCCGACAGTCCAGGTTGTAGCTAATTTTTCCCTGTTGCAGTAGGTCACGAATGAAATGTTCCAAATCTGAGCCAATGCGTCGCAAATTGTAATCCGTTAAATCTTCGCCGCCGTAGGATTCCACCAACCCATCAAAACGACGATAAACCTGCTGCAGAGCGTCCTCATTCCAAATAAATTCGTTATCGGGGTCCACATCCATAGTGAGGACATTATCACTAGGAATCAATTCATTGCCTTGGACTTCAGCGGTAAAAATGCGAATGTGACGGGTGGTCGATTTAACAAGCATGGCAGTCAATTAGGCCTCTGGAGGTCAAAAGTAATTGTAGACAAATTTGCCCAGGGGTGGCGACTGGGTAGGAAAGAAACCCAGCCTAACCCCATTCCCACAGTAGATTCCCTGAGTGAGTAGGCTCTGATTTAGTACTATTTATAGTTTTTGACGCACTCTTCCACCAGGGGCAGTACCGCATCCACATCTTTCCATCCCAGGATTTCCGTCACCTTTTTCTCTAGGTTTTTATAGGAACGGAAAAATTCGGCGATTTCGTCTAAACGGTGACCCGCCAGGTCATTGATGGATTTAACGTAGGTGTAACGGGGGTCCTTATCGGGAACACAGAGAATTTTTTCATCCCGATCGCCGCCGTCAATCATTTCCAACATACCAATGGGTCGAGCGGCAATGACGCAACCGGGGAAGGTGGGTTGATCCATAATCACCATGCCATCCAAGGGGTCACCATCATCGGCGAGGGTATTGGGGATAAAACCGTAATCGTAGGGGTAATGTACCGAAGAGTAGAGTACCCGGTCGAGGGCAAAGCAATTCAAATCTTTGTCGAACTCATATTTATTTTTGCTCCCTGCGGGAATTTCGATCAACACATTGATCAAACTGGCTTTGGGCTGGGCAGGAATACGGCTTAGGTCCACAATTTTTCTCCAACAAAGTACAAAAGAGTCACAACAAAATGGGGTCGAAACCCGATCGCATTTTACTCGCTGGGCTCCCCCCGCACTAGGGGAACCTCCGGCATTTCCCTTTGGCTCTTCCCAGGCCATAATGAATCCGTTGCCCATTCCTGATTGATCATTTTCTATGACCCTTTTTTCCCATTCATCGCCATCCACTGCTTTAACGGTGCCGAGCCTGGGGAAATTGGACAATATCGAGCTTTCCCTAGTTTTGCCCACCTACAACGAAGGGGAAAATATCCAAGCCATGGTGGCAACCCTGGTGGAACTGTTGGAACACGGTTGGTCTGGAAAATATGAGTTGATTGTGGTGGACGATGACAGCCCTGATTTGACCTGGAAAATAGCCTTGGAGTTAAGCCAACTCTATCCCCAATTGCAGGTGATCAGAAGGACAGAGAGGCGAGGTTTATCCACAGCGGTGATCACAGGTTGGCAAAGGGCTAGGGGGGAAATTTTGGCGGTTATTGATGCAGATTTGCAGCATCCTCCCCAGGTTTTGTTAGCTCTGTTAGCGGAAATGGAGCGGGGAGCAGATCTTGCTGTTGCTAGTCGTCACCAGCCCGGAGGAGGGGTCAGTCAATGGAGTTTAGTCCGCAGGTTACTATCCCGGGGAGCGCAAATGTTGGGTTTATTAATTCTGCCGGAGGTCATTGGCCGCCTATCGGATCCCATGAGTGGTTTTTTTGTGGTTAGGCGTCAGGCGATCGCCAATTGTCCCTTAAGCCCCGTGGGTTACAAAATTTTGATCGAAGTGGCGGCCCGGGGAAGAATCCATTGGTTGGCAGAAGTGGGCTATGTTTTTCGGGAACGGCGATCGGGGCAAAGTAAAGTTACCTGGCGCCAGTATGTGGAATATCTCCAACACCTGTTGAAATTGAGACTGTCCCTTTCCTCGCGGTTTTTGCAATTTTGCGCCGTGGGATTGACCGGGGTCGGGGTGGATATGTTGATTCTATTTATGCTCACCGAACCATCCATGGGGGACTTGCCCCTGAGCCGCAGCAAAATCATCGCTTCCCAATTAGCAATTCTCAACAATTTTTTTTGGAATGACCGTTGGACTTTCCGGGACCTAACCCAAGGCCAAAAAAGTTCGTCCCAAACAGCCAAACGTTTGCTCAAATTTAATTTAATTTGTTGGGCTGGATTGGGAATTAATCTAATGTTGTTAAATATCTTCTTCAACTTTTTGCATTTCAATACTTACCTGGCCAATGCCCTGGCGATCGCCCTAGTCACAATTTGGAACTTTTGGTTTAACGTCAAACTCAGTTGGCGGGTAACCGATGTCAACCATCAACTCCATTGAACCTACTCTAAGGAGAGTTAAGCGAATAAAGCAAAACCCATTGGGTCTTGGGAAATTAGAAAACCATTTCTTAACCCATGGGCAAAGTTGCTACAAACAATACAAGCAAAAACTAATCAATTAATCTTCCCAGGAACTACTCATCCGGCTCGATGGTGCTAGAAAGTCCATGGCTCCGTAGGGTTTCACAGTAGAACTCAGCGTGTTCCAACTCACAGGTAATCACCAAAGACATACCGTTAACATGGGCTTCCATCATAATATCCACCGCTTGGGGCTGGGTCATACCCGCCACCGTTTGGATCAAAGTCTGCACCACATGCTCCATTGAGTTGAAATCATCGTTGTGCAGTAAAACCCGGTAACGGGGTGCGTGTTTACGGATTGTGCTATTGCTGGGCTTGTTTAAAACTTCGGTCGCCATCATTTACCTCCCTGGACGAAAACGGAGAAACGTCAGATTCCCTAAGATTATAGCCAATTACCCCTTTAGGTCATACACCATTGCCTAGTTTCAAGTGCCCAAAGATGGAGTCTTGCGCCCTCAATTTTTACTTTTGGAGTAACATTACCCCCGGGTCGGCAAGTGGGAGAAAGGATTAGACCATGCACCCCGTCAAGACTCTGGGATAAAGAAAAAAGGAAATGACTATGCTCCTAGCTGGAAATTATCAAAAATAGACCAACTGATACCATCAAGCCGCCGGCCAGATAGTTAATTATTTGCTTATTTTTCTTTTTGATAAGTAACGTTGACCGGTCAGCAAGGAAAGCATAAAACAGCTTCACCCCTCCCACTGTTACAGCCGCAGTTAACAATATAACTACCGTATCCAGATAGGCCACATTATTGACGTCAACGAAAATGGGTAAAAATCCTAGATAAAAAAAGACAGCTTTCTGATCCGCCAGGGTAATTAATAGACCAGTCAAAAAGCTAGACGATAGGGATTTAGCATCGACTTTGATTAAATTACTATCATAAACCTTGGCCCTGAGGGTATTAACTCCCATCAGAATTAGATAAATTCCACCGATATATTTTACGACGATAAAAAATTCCCCCATTGTCTGTTCTAGAAAAGACAATCCCCAGAGGGCAATCAGAATAAAAAGCATATCCCCCAAAACAATGCCTAGGGTGGTAAACAATCCGTGGATAAACCCACCGCTGGCACTTTTGCTAGAAACGGTCAACACGCTCAGGCTGGGAATGGACGAAAGTATCACCATTGCACCAAATAAGCCGATTATGTTAGACCAATCCATGGTTAACTGCATGGCTATTTTGCGTTAGAAAGCATAGGGAAAAATCAGCTACTTCTGAGGATTTCTAGGGTCACATCTCCATCAAAATCGGGAATGGGAGCTTGGCATTTGGTCAGAGCAACTTTAACTT containing:
- the clpS gene encoding ATP-dependent Clp protease adapter ClpS, which codes for MATEVLNKPSNSTIRKHAPRYRVLLHNDDFNSMEHVVQTLIQTVAGMTQPQAVDIMMEAHVNGMSLVITCELEHAEFYCETLRSHGLSSTIEPDE
- a CDS encoding LysE family translocator — encoded protein: MQLTMDWSNIIGLFGAMVILSSIPSLSVLTVSSKSASGGFIHGLFTTLGIVLGDMLFILIALWGLSFLEQTMGEFFIVVKYIGGIYLILMGVNTLRAKVYDSNLIKVDAKSLSSSFLTGLLITLADQKAVFFYLGFLPIFVDVNNVAYLDTVVILLTAAVTVGGVKLFYAFLADRSTLLIKKKNKQIINYLAGGLMVSVGLFLIISS
- a CDS encoding inorganic diphosphatase, which codes for MDLSRIPAQPKASLINVLIEIPAGSKNKYEFDKDLNCFALDRVLYSSVHYPYDYGFIPNTLADDGDPLDGMVIMDQPTFPGCVIAARPIGMLEMIDGGDRDEKILCVPDKDPRYTYVKSINDLAGHRLDEIAEFFRSYKNLEKKVTEILGWKDVDAVLPLVEECVKNYK
- the cbiD gene encoding cobalt-precorrin-5B (C(1))-methyltransferase CbiD — encoded protein: MHKPIPAQSGYTLPVFACAAAIAAVETLLTGNCPDVVRLDLLEPAVIAEIPVEQGALLDNQRALAITRSEPGDNLDLTRHTPVWAEVAFTPGRGELIIKGGEGIGKQINKNDEAAIYSYAQRLLGQHLQPYLDGEHNLTVTLILPFGRTLATRTSNSAFGVVQGLSLLGTSGVAQPLSAPEQLADFQQKLQNLARRQRCLVFCLGENGLDLARQWGVQPDQMIKTANWLGSMLVSAAEAAVAEIFLLGYHGKLIKLAGGIFHTHHYLADARLEILTAQAVQAGLPYPLVAELGQGATTEAGLKRLRHWQTEQNYPWVDVIYQAIAETIDRRSEEYVYKLSQRRLKVGSLLFDGDRQPVAISAQGQTIMQSLGLSISNKY
- a CDS encoding NAD(P)H-quinone oxidoreductase subunit M yields the protein MLVKSTTRHIRIFTAEVQGNELIPSDNVLTMDVDPDNEFIWNEDALQQVYRRFDGLVESYGGEDLTDYNLRRIGSDLEHFIRDLLQQGKISYNLDCRVLNYSMGLPKVENRETAGKYWLDQ
- a CDS encoding glycosyltransferase, with the protein product MTLFSHSSPSTALTVPSLGKLDNIELSLVLPTYNEGENIQAMVATLVELLEHGWSGKYELIVVDDDSPDLTWKIALELSQLYPQLQVIRRTERRGLSTAVITGWQRARGEILAVIDADLQHPPQVLLALLAEMERGADLAVASRHQPGGGVSQWSLVRRLLSRGAQMLGLLILPEVIGRLSDPMSGFFVVRRQAIANCPLSPVGYKILIEVAARGRIHWLAEVGYVFRERRSGQSKVTWRQYVEYLQHLLKLRLSLSSRFLQFCAVGLTGVGVDMLILFMLTEPSMGDLPLSRSKIIASQLAILNNFFWNDRWTFRDLTQGQKSSSQTAKRLLKFNLICWAGLGINLMLLNIFFNFLHFNTYLANALAIALVTIWNFWFNVKLSWRVTDVNHQLH